In Tachysurus fulvidraco isolate hzauxx_2018 chromosome 25, HZAU_PFXX_2.0, whole genome shotgun sequence, the following proteins share a genomic window:
- the fam49bb gene encoding CYFIP-related Rac1 interactor B isoform X2, which yields MGNLLKVLTCTDLDEEPNFFLDFENAQPTDAERETWKQVDVVLKDARAILDELQAYNGAGKEIREAIQNPNDEALQDQAWAAVVPLVGKLKKFYEFSQRLEAALHSLLRALTNETYSDATQHLEREQALAKQFAEILHFTLRFDELKMTNPAIQNDFSYYRRTLNRMRINNVPAEGENEVNNELANRISLFYADATPMLKTLSDGMTKFVSENKNLPIENTTDVLSTMASVCKVMLETPEYRSRFSSEATVSFCLRVMVGVIILYDYVHPVGAFAKSSKIDMKGCIKVLRDQPPNSVEGLLNALRYTTKHLNDESTAKTIKSMLQ from the exons ATGCACAGCCAACGGATGCAGAGCGAGAGACATGGAAGCAAGTGGATGTGGTTCTAAAGGATGCTCGGGCGATTCTTGATGAACTTCAGGCCTACAATGGGGCTGGGAAAGAGATAAGAGAG gcAATCCAGAACCCTAATGACGAGGCGTTGCAGGACCAGGCTTGGGCTGCTGTTGTGCCACTTGTGGGAAAACTTAAAAAGTTCTATGAGTTCTCTCAGAGATTAG AAGCAGCTCTGCACAGCCTGTTAAGAGCCCTGACCAACGAGACGTACAGTGATGCCACACAGCACCTGGAGCGAGAACAGGCCCTTGCCAAGCAGTTTGCTGAGATCCTGCATTTCACACTCCGCTTTGATGAACTGAAG ATGACAAATCCTGCCATCCAGAATGACTTCAGTTACTACAGGAGGACTCTGAACCGCATGAGAATTAATAATGTCCCA GCAGAAGGAGAAAATGAGGTCAACAACGAGCTAGCCAATAGAATATCACTATTTTATGCAGATGCCACACCCATGCTGAAGACTCTGAGTGATGGCATGACAAAGTTTGTATCTGAG AACAAGAACTTACCAATTGAGAATACAACAGATGTGTTGAGCACTATGGCAAGTGTTTGTAAAGTCATGCTAGAGACACC CGAGTACCGTAGCCGTTTCAGCAGTGAGGCCACCGTGTCGTTCTGCTTGCGCGTCATGGTTGGTGTCATCATCCTTTATGACTATGTACATCCTGTCGGTGCTTTTGCCAAGTCCTCCAAAATAGAT ATGAAAGGATGCATAAAGGTTCTCAGAGATCAGCCCCCAAACAGTGTGGAAGGCTTATTAAATGCTCTCAG GTACACAACAAAGCATCTGAATGACGAATCAACTGCTAAGACCATTAAAAGCATGTTGCAGTAA